One Rhizoctonia solani chromosome 3, complete sequence genomic region harbors:
- a CDS encoding transporter protein SFT2, which produces MPKGWLNLEGVTDTQVFENEPAFNFGLSRTQRLYGFVGCLAIGFVLSLLGSILLLIGSLASFALLYTIGIVVSLVGTGFLIGFGKQLKLMFKPVRVVATIVFFATIGLVFVGAFVIKIGFLCIIFVIIEYLAYTWYCLSYIPYARTAVKNVIGF; this is translated from the exons ATGCCGAAAGGATGGTTGAATCTCGAGGGGGTGACTGACACACAG GTGTTCGAGAACGAGCCTGCTTTCAATTTCGGGTTGTCGAGGACTCAGAGATTATACGGCTTTGTTGGTTGCCTTGCTATTGGATTTGTTCTCTCGCTATTGGGTAGCATTTTGTTGCTCATAGGATCCCTGGCGTCATTCGCCC TATTGTACACTATTGGCATTGTTGTGTCCTTAGTAGGAACTGGATTCCTCATTGGA TTCGGGAAACAACTGAAGCTC ATGTTTAAACCTGTACGAGTAGTGGCTACCATTGTATTTTTCGCGACTATCGGCCTTGTATTCGTTGGCGCATTTGTGATCAAAATCGGG TTCCTGTGCATCATTTTCGTTATCATCGAGTACCTAGCCTATACGTGGTACTGTCTGTCGTACATTCCATATGCGCGCACAGCAGTCAAAAATGTCATTGGGTTCTAA
- a CDS encoding Got1 domain-containing protein, which translates to MSSPGLWQAPNGHGNPDQRQLPPGFVTQFDTTYNTWFYINTLASPPRSQWLHPADHHDQNNPPLGGVNWNALGPAGATPGGGGYSPGPGPAYGQGGYDPNMQQGYPPPQTQHKSSSNTGAIVAAGAAGVVGGALIANALSDDDYQDGYEAGLEAAEEN; encoded by the exons ATGTCGTCTCCTGGACTATGGCAGGCACCAAATGGACACGGTAATCCTGATCAGAGACAGCTGCCCCCGGGTTTTGTAACCCAATTCGATACGAC CTATAACACCTGGTTCTATATTAATACTCTTGCAAGTCCACCTCGATCGCAATGGCTCCATCCGGCAGATCACCATGACCAGAACAATCCCCCGCTTGGAGGTGTAAACTGGAACGCACTTGGACCTGCAGGAGCGACACCCGGAGGTGGGGGTTACAGTCCTGGGCCTGGGCCGGCTTACGGTCAGGGGGGATACGATCCCAATATGCAACAAGGATACCCGCCACCACAAACCCAACACAAGA GCTCAAGTAATACTGGCGCAATAGTTGCCGCTGGTGCTGCTGGTGTTGTCGGTGGTGCGTTAATAGCGAACGCACTTTCAGATGATGATTATCAGGATGGATATGAGGCTG GCCTTGAAGCTGCAGAAGAGAACTAG
- a CDS encoding transcription initiation factor TFIID component TAF4 family, whose protein sequence is MSVQNPTPTPVPAAASPAPATPAPATPIPTNGVQPQAPAQWAQIPIDPALQNAQPYPQYAWPPQPTGAPTVGSPAPNATTITTTAATPQPIRAKTSTPAPAASSPAPTTAPGATTTPAPAPGTTTATPYAASPIIRLGIDIPTHIKANLNTHIPMRMDTTTAQTTAAATPTATAATTPAAATAARVMMPTAASSATTNSTAQAVAGVGQPMQQQPTSQLNDALAGIVDLRAEEDALSRGHQDVGSAYYHREGDRSKRVGPALESSKLWMSEKLKAILSAQGLTNLPEEALNYAMLAWKARLQMLWDKALAAAEHRYSSQYSRPPSFWNPPPADGSAPNANVPPTPMWSTVVKRDVSKQLSAIERAEKEEETRARRERRTAAAQAEADDAVEDDDADGRKAKKIRALGPGVTARMMPEDVKKKMSDNTANRAAGLGTGKYAWMTAGATGGAAAAPTPPKPKPTPAPTPAPTANATGATTTPAPTTATTPAPKAGGWGRAYAAVSKTTTGTDSKDDGVTVTLRDALFVASRERGYGGGRGSALATAGKWE, encoded by the exons ATGAGTGTGCAGAATCCGACTCCGACTCCAGTTCCTGCTGCTGCCTCGCCAGCACCCGCCACTCCAGCGCCCGCAACCCCCATACCAACCAATGGAGTACAACCTCAAGCGCCAGCACAATGGGCAC AAATACCAATTGATCCGGCGCTACAAAATGCCCA ACCTTATCCTCAGTATGCTTGGCCGCCCCAACCTACTGGTGCACCTACCGTCGGTTCTCCGGCACCGAATGCTACGACAATCACTACTACAGCCGCTACACCACAGCCAATCCGAGCCAAGACTTCTACCCCGGCACCTGCCGCATCGTCTCCTGCCCCAACAACTGCTCCCGGAGCTACCACAACTCCCGCGCCTGCTCCTGGGACAACTACAGCCACTCCTTATGCAGCTTCCCCTATTATCCGCCTGGGTATCGATATCCCTACCCATATCAAGGCCAACCTCAATACACATATACCTATGCGAATGGACA CCACGACTGCTCAGACAACGGCGGCAGCTACACCGACGGCTACAGCAGCTACCACCCCCGCTGCAGCGACAGCAGCCAGGGTCATGATGCCCACTGCAGCGAGTAGTGCAACGACAAACAGTACAGCACAGGCAGTTGCGGGTGTAGGTCAACCTATGCAACAGCAGCCAACCAGCCAGTTGAACGATGCTTTGGCGGGGATCGTGGATCTTCGG GCAGAAGAAGATGCACTTTCAAGAGGCCATCAAGACGTAGGGAGTGCGTACTATCATCGTGAAGGTGACAGGAGCAAACGTGTGGGACCTGCGTTGGAGTCGAGTAAGCTCTGGATGTCGGAAAAGTTAAAGGCTATCT TGTCTGCTCAAGGCCTTACAAACTTGCCTGAGGAGGCGTTAAACTATGCAATGTTGGCATGGAAAGCGCGACTTCAAATGCTTTGGGACAAAGCTCTCGCAGCTGCTGAGCATCGGTACTCATCTCAATACTCTCGCCCGCCCTCCTTCTGGAACCCTCCCCCCGCCGATGGATCAGCACCCAATGCCAACGTTCCTCCCACACCTATGTGGAGCACTGTCGTCAAACGTGACGTATCCAAACAACTGTCCGCGATCGAACGTGCTGAAAAGGAAGAGGAGACCCGGGCACGACGTGAACGACGAACGGCTGCCGCACAAGCTGAGGCGGATGACGCTGTCGAAGACGACGACGCAGATGGCCGCAAGGCCAAGAAGATTCGTGCACTTGGGCCGGGTGTGACTGCGCGAATGATGCCCGAGGATGTGAAAAAGAAGATGAGTGACAATACCGCAAACCGAGCTGCTGGACTGGGTACCGGTAAATATGCTTGGATGACTGCTGGTGCCACTGGAGGCGCTGCTGCTGCCCCCACACCACCCAAGCCGAAGCCCACCCCAGCGCCTACACCTGCTCCAACTGCTAATGCCACGGGCGCCACGACAACTCCTGCCCCTACGACAGCAACGACCCCGGCCCCTAAGGCTGGTGGGTGGGGCCGTGCATATGCGGCGGTGAGCAAGACCACGACCGGGACCGATAGCAAGGATGATGGTGTCACCGTTACCCTTCGAGACGCCCTGTTTGTGGCAAGTCGAGAACGAGGCTATGGAGGCGGGCGAGGGAGCGCACTTGCGACTGCTGGCAAGTGGGAATGA
- a CDS encoding inactive protein kinase, whose translation MDAATTEHDPYVMSHTQESPRQQAGSVNSTASMHNFMGRASPTQMPMPMSSPETQPPLHPIPQSPPRGGSPAHSVHNLDALLRNIPANPMYSAGAHANASMTFPMHSNTPPRSNSEIGLGTPATSQTLPPMSPGGNSRQNALLSLLLPQEGGDQSSPGGYSSQVTPQAPRPGDAQGKALLEQIMANPRQQTFPFSPPQGHGDSGPPPPQHTLAQNHESPVPMRKSMFEFVSPFDSLNGAQPPEQQQQQQQQAQPQPQQHDPPRQDVPFEHQQQMQHSYTGYPSPPAKPRTPDVYQQPLRHKQPSPIPSHVHPLPAGSGSEGGKQSSPVSVGRRDMSPARGGTGRTKRGDRNRKTGLGNGNSPTEVIEFDVSVSLDPIKAGADGISIMPIALLKLDSIYLPGTTIAASYFIAYAMTKGRVRLISRSNGARALLKLPPTFSQTTSVVDMVAAGNCLACITSDGGAVVWEVPNTFDDERNFAPVLLLQILPSSLRTVKWHINGDLALASDREVYLLDAREASDAFHGTPVPLNNLGQVAKVFVIPSSLISFTFDYSNNAIATISTDSVLRLWSIKEQYPIWQGIISGQGEPSSVDVFDVGVIVGRKQGTILQLLAPLSTTVLSTLRFISSMDPAVEDDGRMFGHLSYDSRLRTLWVANSARASLIAVRVLVESDDPALGPGAGVRGAFEQIMEFPTPAPTINITLLAPDDAEEPQLAVAAFAVHVAGVDQINVDREAFEHALATLPAKLPPQPQPQQQQAQQILQQHPHRAESPMPLPIVPGLGDIGTGTLPPGGLQQAQIQPTKTGRPPRGVTPPPPNSDDPEPIPRPPPADLSASTNTKVGSSGASVKSVKAKDKEREKGKNVSGGENDGTVLKEIRKVEENLHTKIGRLITRELDKQHQRLDELRVADQAADFTRQETILKLISNELTKNTTRVVEVAIRSEVQNSVLPALEQITKVEIKNALSGQIARGVAESMKQTLPNELERLLLRPDVSNHVARTFSQAVTPLIERHVKEAINTTLIPAYQQSTVAMHQELSHEIHSEILSLKKEIITWQSEALKGSEATIRDMEISIRNLSDQVKALSMAVHSQTSRISPGPNMQSQHIRNASVPSPLSNIGPGPSYGSQQQQQPSYQPQPQPQQQSYNQWMQPQQQPQQQQPQPQPQPQSQQQPQQQRSEDWDDTFLGVLSTQDHGKLRELLARCNPEVIMPSSGNGQSPLSQAVVLTLIHRLSSTLSELSPLTKGSNLGDAIGAANSGNNCEQAEPSPWRSITRRNQLDDCSNSTNPLEQDDYLVKSAHGPQEATKPLQVQVDL comes from the exons ATGGACGCAGCCACGACTGAGCACGACCCATACGTTATGAGCCACACCCAGGAAAGCCCGCGCCAACAAGCGGGAAGCGTCAACAGCACCGCATCGATGCATAATTTTATGGGACGGGCAAGCCCCACCCAG ATGCCGATGCCGATGTCTTCACCAGAAACACAGCCCCCGCTGCATCCGATTCCCCAGAGCCCGCCCAGGGGAGGGTCTCCCGCCCACTCTGTGCACAACTTGGATGCACTGTTGAGGAACATTCCTGCGAATCCGATGTATAGCGCTGGAGCACATGCGAATGCGAGTATGACGTTCCCCATGCACTCCAACACTCCTCCGCGATCGAACTCGGAGATTGGCCTCGGGACGCCGGCAACAAGCCAGACACTGCCTCCGATGAGCCCTGGAGGCAATAGTCGTCAGAACGCGCTGCTCTCGCTTCTGCTCCCTCAGGAAGGGGGCGACCAATCGTCCCCTGGCGGCTATTCGTCCCAGGTCACGCCCCAAGCACCTCGCCCAGGCGATGCACAGGGAAAGGCATTGCTCGAACAGATCATGGCAAA TCCGCGTCAGCAGACTTTTCCTTTCTCCCCGCCTCAGGGCCACGGCGATTCGGGCCCTCCACCTCCGCAGCACACGCTGGCTCAAAACCACGAGTCTCCAGTGCCGATGCGCAAGAGCATGTTCGAGTTTGTCTCGCCATTTGATTCGCTCAACGGTGCTCAGCCACCtgaacagcagcagcaacagcagcaacaagctcAACCGCAGCCTCAGCAGCACGACCCGCCCAGACAGGATGTTCCATTTGAGCACCAGCAGCAGATGCAGCACTCGTACACCGGTTATCCGTCCCCTCCGGCTAAGCCCCGCACACCTGACGTGTACCAACAACCCCTGCGCCATAAGCAACCTTCGCCTATTCCAAGCCACGTTCACCCCCTCCCGGCTGGGTCCGGATCCGAGGGAGGCAAACAAAGTTCCCCAGTATCCGTCGGTCGTCGCGATATGAGCCCTGCGCGGGGCGGAACTGGTCGTACCAAGCGAGGTGACAGGAACCGCAAGACGGGATTGGGCAACGGTAACAG TCCCACTGAAGTCATCGAGTTTGATGTTTCCGTCTCTCTCGATCCGATCAAGGCTGGCGCGGATGGCATTAGTATTATGCCCATTGCTTTACTCAAGCTAGACTCCATTTATTTGCCTGGAACCACCATTGCTGCGAGTTACTTTATTGCCTATGCTATGACCAAGG GCCGTGTTCGTTTGATCTCGCGTTCGAATGGCGCTCGCGCATTACTCAAGCTCCCCCCGACGTTTAGCCAGACTACCTCGGTCGTCGACATGGTTGCTGCTGGAAACTGCCTTGCGTGTATCACAAGTGACGGCGGCGCAGTAGTATGGGAGGTTCCTAATACATTCGACGATGAGCGTAATTTTGC ACCCGTGCTCCTGCTCCAAATCCTACCCTCCAGCTTACGCACAGTTAAATGGCATATCAACGGAGATCTTGCGCTTGCCTCTGATCGTGAAGTTTACTTGCTTGACGCGCGCGAAGCATCGGATGCCTTTCATGGTACGCCTGTCCCGCTCAACAACTTGGGGCAGGTTGCCAAAGTCTTTGTTATTCCATCT TCTCTCATCAGCTTTACGTTCGACTACTCGAACAATGCGATTGCCACGATCTCCACTGATTCGGTCCTTCGGCTTTGGTCGATCAAAGAGCAGTACCCCATCTGGCAAGGCATTATTTCTGGTCAAGGCGAGCCTTCGTCAGTCGACGTATTCGATGTTGGAGTTATCGTTGGTCGCAAGCAAGGCACAATTCTTCAGTTGCTTGCCCCGCTCTCCACCACCGTTCTTTCCACCCTCAGGTTCATTAGTAGCATGGATCCTGCAGTTGAGGATGACGGGCGGATGTTTGGTCATTTAAGCTACGACAGTCGATTGCGTACGCTTTGGGTTGCCAATTCGGCTCGTGCATCACTTATTGCTGTCCGCGTGCTCGTTGAATCGGATGATCCTGCTCTGGGCCCTGGCGCGGGCGTGCGCGGAGCGTTCGAACAGATTATGGAGTTCCCTACTCCAGCACCAACTATCAATATTACCCTACTCGCTCCCGATGATGCCGAAGAGCCTCAGCTTGCCGTTGCGGCGTTTGCAGTCCACGTAGCTGGTGTGGACCAAATCAATGTAGACCGCGAAGCGTTCGAGCACGCGCTTGCCACTTTGCCTGCCAAGCTTCCACCTCAACCTCAACCTCAGCAACAGCAGGCTCAACAAATACTACAGCAGCACCCACACCGCGCAGAATCCCCCATGCCACTGCCTATCGTACCCGGACTGGGAGACATCGGGACCGGGACGCTTCCACCTGGCGGCCTCCAACAGGCTCAAATTCAGCCCACCAAGACCGGTCGTCCTCCTCGCGGAGTTACTCCTCCGCCTCCCAACAGCGACGATCCCGAGCCGATCCCGCGTCCTCCGCCTGCAGATTTATCTGCTTCTACAAATACCAAGGTTGGTAGTTCGGGCGCGAGTGTCAAGTCGGTCAAGGCTAAGGACAAGGAGCGTGAAAAGGGCAAGAATGTTAGTGGTGGAGAAAACGATGGTACCGTGTTGAAGGAGATTCGCAAGGTCGAGGAGAACTTGCATACGAAGATTGGAAGGCTGATTACTCGCGAGTTGGACAAGCAAC ATCAACGCCTCGACGAGTTGCGCGTCGCAGACCAAGCCGCTGACTTTACTCGCCAAGAAACCATATTGAAGCTCATATCTAACGAACTCACAAAGAACACAACACGTGTAGTCGAAGTGGCTATCCGGAGCGAGGTTCAAAACTCGGTCCTGCCTGCACTTGAGCAAATTACCAAGGTTGAGATCAAGAATGCGCTGAGCGGTCAGATCGCAAGGGGTGTGGCAGAAAGTATGAAACAG ACTCTTCCAAACGAGCTCGAGCGCTTGCTCTTGCGCCCCGACGTGTCCAACCACGTCGCACGCACATTCTCGCAGGCTGTGACGCCTCTGATTGAGCGGCATGTCAAGGAAGCGATCAATACTACGCTCATTCCCGCGTACCAGCAATCCACTGTCGCTATGCACCAAGAGCTATCGCATGAGATTCACTCCGAGATCTTGAGTCTCAAGAAGGAAATTATCACTTGGCAAAGCGAGGCGCTAAAGGGCTCCGAG GCTACGATTCGAGATATGGAAATCTCGATCCGCAACTTGAGCGATCAGGTCAAGGCACTGAGCATGGCTGTTCATTCGCAAACATCACGCATCTCGCCTGGACCAAATATGCAGTCCCAACACATTCGTAACGCGAGTGTGCCCTCGCCGCTTTCCAACATTGGACCGGGACCGTCGTATGGTTctcagcaacagcaacaaccgTCGTATCAACCACAGCCTCAGCCGCAGCAGCAATCGTATAATCAATGGATGCAGCCACAACAGCAGccacagcagcagcagcctcAGCCTCAGCCTCAGCCTCAGTCCCAACAGCAACCACAGCAGCAGAGGAGCGAGGATTGGGACGATACCTTCCTTGGCGTGTTGAGCACCCAAGATCACGGAAAGCTGCGCGAATTGTTGGCAAGGTGTAATCCCGAGGTGATCATGCCGTCTTCTGGAAACGGGCAGTCGCCGTTATCCCAGGCTGTTGTGCTCACTTTGATACATCGA CTATCTTCAACGCTTTCTGAGCTTTCTCCGTTGACGAAGGGTTCAAACTTG GGTGATGCAATCGGCGCAGCAAATTCTGGGAACAACTGTGAACAGGCTGAACCTTCTCCCTGGCGGTCCATCACTCGTCGAAACCAACTCGATGATTGCTCAAATTCAACGAACCCTCTCGAACAAGATGACTATCTAGTAAAGTCGGCGCATGGACCACAGGAAGCTACGAAACCCCTCCAAGTCCAGGTCGACTTGTGA
- a CDS encoding histidine phosphatase family containing protein: MSSERVLGVVLLTRHGDRQGFYQSPDNYTPVQTAITPLGLVQEYQLGQLIRSLYFNASSPSIISGISTGLFDQNQVRIRADAGGEGGVIYDSTVALSQGLWPAATAFNTTLANGTTVIAPLNGYQYAPIETVEPESDVSLEGWTECNTFATATTAFYNSTEFKEMADASADFLASLRPIVGPDRPLKLTNMIYDFLNVQSIHNQSLAQQITPDILARARVLANWHQYRTFSSPNIGGIGNIAGRTIIPDIVSSLNAFANDSQPLRFTYLSMSYKPFISLFNMTEVASEYPSLQGIVDYASAVTFELRQPSSGGPPRNLQHVRRKSRYGPSEFTSRLSPYGINDLSDWCTACSNWKDRKCNLIAAANSSTVIYRRIGVSPIGAGFIGAGLLTFGRRSRKERPMLPVVSKDSASNSGTESVAEK, from the exons ATGAGTTCCGAAAGAGTACTTGGAGTAGTCCTCTTGACCCGCCATGGGGATCGCCAGGGCTTCTATCAATCTCCCGACAATTATACTCCTGTTCAAACTGCGATAACCCCGCTCGGACTG GTCCAGGAGTACCAACTCGGCCAATTGATTCGGAGCTTGTATTTCAACGCGAGCTCGCCATCCATCATTTCTGGAATCTCGACCGGATTGTTTGATCAGAACCAGGTTCGCATTCGTGCGGATGCCGGAGGAGAAGGCGGGGTTATCTATGATAGTACCGTCGCGCTTTCACAAGGGCTCTGGCCGGCCGCGACCGCGTTCAATACCACATTGGCTAATG GGACAACGGTTATCGCACCACTCAATGGGTACCAATATGCACCCA TCGAGACTGTTGAACCCGAGTCCGATGTTTCCCTTGAAGGATGGACCGAATGCAAC ACCTTTGCCACCGCTACGACCGCTTTCTACAACTCGACAGAGTTCAAGGAAATGGCCGATGCTAGCGCTGACTTTCTGGCGAGCCTCCGACCGATCGTCGGTCCCGACCGTCCGCTCAAATTGACCAATATG ATCTACGATTTCCTCAACGTTCAATCGATCCATAACCAGAGCCTGGCCCAGCAAATTACGCCTGACATCCTAGCTCGAGCCCGGGTCCTCGCCAACTGGCACCAGTACCGCACGTTTAGTTCCCCTAACATAGGTGGAATCGGAAACA TTGCCGGGCGTACGATCATTCCAGATATCGTGTCCTCGCTGAATGCGTTTGCCAATGATTCTCAGCCGCTTCGCTTCACCTATTTGTCGATGAGCTACAAGCCATTCATTTCGCTATTCAATATGACAGAGGTGGCTTCCGAATACCCATCGCTTCAAGGGATTG TCGATTATGCATCGGCTGTTACATTTGAACTTCGCCAACCAAGTTCGGGCGGACCTCCAAGG AACCTACAACATGTTCggagaaaatcaagataTGGACCTTCAGAGTTCACATCTCGTTTAAGC CCATACGGAATCAATGACCTCAGTGACTggtgcacagcctgcagtaACTGGAAAGACCGCAAATGCAACCTCATTGCTGCTGCGAACTCCTCTACTGTTATCTATCGCAGAATCGGAGTTTCGCCCATCGGAGCCGGGTTTATCGGCGCTG GCCTCCTGACCTTTGGGCGCAGGTCTAGAAAAGAACGTCCGATGCTGCCGGTTGTGAGCAAGGACAGCGCTTCGAAC TCTGGTACTGAATCCGTGGCCGAAAAGTGA
- a CDS encoding peptidase family M64 protein: MFQPLATPSHALQSSSTKSSSQWTVTYPTLVAPRPLRPSHAHYHPYSPAQVARSGSARHTRVPPRLRVVPSPAEALARISLVDQPTPPPDVPDESQNTISTLSSETLEEFLRILQKGTHPASPVQISETEPEPEPENCVTLSQDDVASVSSAGLESEHNPLASAPAVWDTHAREMSNTPDVAEPQVPMTAPIAPSRSGRTSSCVVRKRTRTRSQSPARHDRWSHPYRRETGSGDKSSKHSRGSSISLEEPPSLIRPSPRRWASKRVSASSSSVFSETDVSEPADLGSSQNEDVDVELASNRGDVDDEELLTRSADTEFGSSTCDDGPKRASVRSRMVCTPASPISRRHTSNPLAHYSPMLFETLAARARANAFSPSHSRSPSPEPVPHISDPLDEDEEDVDADDYQPASVIRMEMPRSSSP, encoded by the exons ATGTTCCAGCCCCTCGCAACGCCCTCCCACGCACTTCAGTCTTCCTCAACCAAGTCTTCCTCCCAATGGACCGTGACATATCCGACACTCGTAGCTCCAAGGCCACTGCGCCCATCCCATGCCCACTACCACCCCTATAGCCCTGCCCAGGTCGCCCGCTCCGGCTCGGCCCGACACACACGTGTTCCACCCAGGCTTCGAGTAGTGCCCTCCCCCGCAGAGGCACTTGCACGCATCTCTCTCGTTGACCAGCCCACTCCGCCCCCAGATGTCCCAGATGAATCCCAAAA CACAATATCCACGCTCTCGTCCGAGACACTAGAGGAGTTTTTGAGGATCCTACAAAAGGGTACCCACCCTGCTTCACCTGTACAGATATCCGAAACagagccagagccagagccagagaATTGTGTAACTTTATCCCAAGATGACGTCGCATCCGTCTCCTCGGCCGGCCTTGAGTCTGAGCACAATCCATTGGCATCCGCTCCTGCAGTATGGGATACCCATGCTCGAGAGATGTCCAATACGCCGGATGTTGCTGAACCTCAGGTTCCCATGACCGCACCCATTGCCCCATCCCGATCGGGCCGGACCAGCTCGTGTGTGGTTCGCAAGCGCACCCGCACAAGGTCCCAGTCGCCTGCTCGCCATGACCGTTGGTCTCATCCATACAGGAGAGAAACCGGTTCGGGTGACAAATCCAGCAAACACAGTCGTGGAAGTAGCATTAGTCTTGAAGAGCCGCCCAGTCTGATTCGCCCTTCTCCCCGGCGATGGGCCTCCAAGCGAGTCTCGGCATCATCATCTTCGGTTTTTAGCGAAACTGATGTGTCTGAACCTGCCGATCTGGGCTCCAGCCAAAACGAGGACGTCGACGTCGAACTAGCATCCAATCGTGGCGATGTCGATGATGAAGAACTCCTGACTCGCTCGGCCGACACAGAGTTTGGTTCGTCCACGTGCGATGATGGCCCCAAACGAGCTTCCGTTCGTAGCCGGATGGTCTGCACTCCAGCATCTCCTATCAGCAGGAGGCATACATCCAACCCCCTTGCCCACTACAGCCCCATGCTCTTCGAGACCCTCGCAGCCCGGGCCCGTGCCAATGCCTTCTCGCCATCCCATTCGAGGTCCCCCAGTCCCGAACCTGTCCCACATATATCCGATCCACTagatgaagacgaggaagatgtCGATGCGGACGACTATCAGCCCGCGTCTGTGATCCGCATGGAAATGCCTCGCTCTTCCTCTCCTTGA
- a CDS encoding Metallopeptidase family M24, whose protein sequence is MKALDSEIGNRLDGEFAPKSQPPRVPFLAYRIGILVLVVLSYLSVFHSNEPTNDSNPFKHLASHCAHTSPIPSSTFLERQSSLARVLKEQQVGAYIAEPGPSATYFTNISLGDWKLSERVFLIAVTPGARVHVLAPKFEQDRARLLSVPSREDVGFILWAEEENPYDVLFRALRLGRKEIGDVVVDEGMRLFVAEGLKRAGGDGTRVGMAPPSVRALREQKGPEEIALMQCANEVTLMAIRAVRERMYIGIRESQVKELMALALSSAGLKNAFALVQFGENAALPHGSGNDRTLLAQDMVLIDTGGSLHNYESDVTRTFALPDSVVPDDHIRIWETVSKVQAYAFSVARRGVEARRVDEAARVHMDNEQPGMAKYFSHRLGHGIGLEGHEAPYLRRGSDNAHKLEAGNAMSDEPGIYILGKVGVRLEDCFYIGRDGNAVLLTDGVGGFARNLWDP, encoded by the exons ATGAAGGCGTTGGATTCGGAGATAGGGAATCGCTTAGATGGGGAATTT GCCCCAAAGTCGCAACCACCTCGAGTCCCCTTTCTTGCCTACCGAATTGGAATACTCGTGCTCGTTGTGCTATCATACTTATCGGTCTTCCATTCCAACGAACCGACCAATGACTCCAATCCGTTCAAGCACCTCGCATCGCACTGCGCACACACCTCACCTATTCCCTCTTCTACCTTTCTCGAGCGCCAATCTTCCCTCGCCCGGGTCTTGAAAGAACAACAAGTCGGGGCGTATATCGCCGAACCAGGTCCGAGCGCTACTTACTTTACAAACATATCCTTGGGTGACTGGAAACTCTCCGAACGAGTGTTTTTGATTGCGGTCACGCCTGGAGCTCGGGTGCACGTACTTGCGCCCAAGTTTGAACAAGACCGAGCGAGGTTGTTGAGCGTTCCCAGTCGGGAGGATGTGGGGTTTATCCTGTGGGCCGAAGAGGAGAATCCGTACGACGTGCTGTTTCGTGCGTTGCGATTAGGAAGAAAGGAGATTGGGGATGTTGTCGTTGATGAGGGAATGAGGCTGTTTGTTGCTGAAGGGTTGAAACGGGCCGGTGGAGACGGGACACGTGTGGGTATGGCTCCTCCATCCGTCCGTGCGCTGCGCGAGCAAAAGGGCCCAGAGGAAATTGCGTTAATGCAATGTGCCAATGAG GTAACGCTCATGGCTATCCGGGCCGTTCGAGAACGCATGTACATTGGAATTCGGGAATCCCAAGTTAAAGAACTCATGGCTCTCGCTCTTTCTTCTGCTGGGCTCAAAAACGCTTTTGCACTCGTTCAGTTTGGGG AGAATGCCGCGTTACCTCATGGGAGTGGCAACGATCGAACGCTCTTAGCCCAGGATATGGTTTTGATCGATACAGGCGGGTCGTTGCATAACTATGAGTCTGATGTTACTCGG ACATTTGCCCTACCGGACTCGGTGGTACCTGATGATCATATTCGTATCTGGGAGACTGTGTCCAAGGTACAAGCGTATGCATTTAGTGTTGCCCGTCGAGGAGTAGAAGCACGCAGGGTCGACGAGGCTGCGCGGGTACATATGGACAACGAACAACCGGGGATGGCCAAGTACTTTTCGCATCGGTTGGGACACG GTATTGGACTTGAAGGACATGAAGCACCATATCTTCGACGCGGATCTGACAATGCGCACAAACTAGAAGCTGGGAACGCCATGTCTGACGAGCCTGGTATTTACATCCTTGGCAAAGTGGGTGTGCGATTGGAAGATTGCTTCTACATTGGCCGAGACGGAAATGCTGTGTTGCTCACGGACGGTGTGGGCGGATTTGCCAGGAATTTGTGGGACCCATGA